GGCTGAGCTGCTCGATTACCAATCGTCGGGCGTTTCAATCATGGAGGTTAGCCATCGCGGTGACCTCTTTACGTCGGTGTTGGCGAGTGCTAAAGCTCGTCTGCGCCGTTTGATGCAGCTACCTGAGTCGCATGACATTCTCTTTATGCAGGGTGGGGCAACGGCTCAGTTTTCGCTTATCCCTAGTCATTTTCTCCACGGTGTTGGGGCGTATATTAACTCCGGTCAGTGGTCAATTAAGGCTATTGAAGCGGCAAAGCGCTTCGGTGAAGTTCAAGTGCTGGCCTCTAGTGAGGAGGCTAACTTCAGTTATATGCCCACGCAGGCGAGCTGGGACAAATTAGCATCGAATGCGGACTATCTACATTACACGCCTAATGAAACTATTGGTGGGGTTCGAAGTCCTTTCGTTCCCGAGGTTGAAATTCCTCTGATAGCTGATTTCTCGTCGTCTATTCTCAGTGAGACTATCGATGCTTCCAAATTCGACTTTATTTATGCCGGAGCGCAGAAGAATATTGGTCCTGCAGGGGTGGTTGTCGTCATTGTAAAACGCGAGCTACTTAAAACCGCAAAAGAGCAAGCTTCACCCGTATTCGATTATGGGAAAATGCTGGCTGCGGACTCCATGGTTAATACGCCGCCCACTTACAGTATCTATCTGGCTGACTTGGTCTTTAAGTGGTTGGAGGAGCAGGGTGGTGTTAGCGCAATGGAAGAAATTAACAACCAGAAAGCGTCGCGTCTCTACAGTTGTATTGATGACTCGGGCTTTTATCGGAATCCGGTGGCGCTATCTGATCGCTCTAGGATGAATGTACCGTTTATTTTGGCGGACGATCGTTTAGACGCAACCTTCCTTGCTGAATCAGAGGCAGCGGGCCTTAAAAGCCTTGCCGGTCACCGTTCGGTTGGTGGCATGCGAGCTAGCCTCTACAATGCGATGCCGCTGGCTGGCGTCAACGCACTCACAGAATTTATGCGCGACTTTGAGCGTCGCTACGGTTAAGAAATTATGTCTACGGAAAACGAACTTAAAGGTCTTCGCGAGAATATTGATGCGATAGATAGTCAGCTTATAGAGCTGATCAGCGAGCGCGCTAGATGTGCCGAGAAGGTAGCGGACGTTAAATCGAAGGCGAGTGAAAACGAGGTGGCATTGTTTTATCGTCCAGAACGCGAAGCTCAGGTACTACGTTCCGTCATGGAGCGTAACCCAGGGCCGTTCTCTAATGAGGAAATGGCGCGTTTATTCCGTGAAATAATGTCTTCTTGTCTGGCGCTAGAGCAGCCTGTCAGAGTTGCTTTTTTAGGGCCTGAGGGAACCTTTACTCAGCAGGCAGCATTAAAGCATTTCGGAAAGTCAGCGGTTGCAAAGCCTATGGGCGCTATTGACGAAGTGTTCCGTGAGGTTGCGGCTGGTGCAGTGAACTATGGTGTCGTACCGGTCGAGAATTCAACCGAGGGTGTGGTTAATCATACCTTAGATAATTTTATTGAATCGTCTGTCCGTATTTGTGGTGAGGTGGAATTGCGTATTCATCACCACCTTTTAGTCGCCGATACAACCAAAATTAAGCAAATTTCACGCGTTTACTCCCATGCTCAATCTTTTGCTCAGTGCCGTAAGTGGCTTGATGCGAACTATCCAACCGTTGAGCGAGTAGCGGTGAATTCTAACGCCGACGCCGCTAAGCGAATTAAGAGTGAGTGGCACTCGGCGGCTATTGCCGGCGATATGGCACAGGACCTATATGACCTTCAGCCTATTGAAGAGAAGATTGAAGATCATCCGGACAACACAACTCGATTCTTAATTATTGGCTCGGAATCGGTAGCCCCAAGCGGGAACGATAAGACTTCAATCGTGGTGTCATTGCGCAATAAGCCCGGTGCGCTACATGATTTGCTGCGCCCGTTCTACGAAAATGGTATCGACTTGACGCGCGTAGAGACGCGCCCGTCGCGCAATGCCAAGTGGACGTATATTTTCTTTGTTGACTTCATTGGTCATTGCGAAGATGAAGTGGTTAAGTCCGTGCTGGACTCGATCGCGGCGAATTCTGGCGATCTTCGAATCCTAGGTTCATACCCCATCGCGGTGCTATGAGCTCAGAGCAAATATTGCCATCGGTTGGTGTTTTAGGTCTTGGTATGATGGGGGCGTCGTTGGCCGCGGCGCTCACGCAACGGGGCTACCACGTTTATGGCTATGACACCCACCAGGCGTCGTTGCTTGAGGCTGAGCAGATTGGCTTAATTGCAAGTCCATTATCGCCTAATGCAACAGAGCTTGTTAGTGGTGATGTTTTCATTATTGCTATTCCTGTTTTAGCGGTCGCCAACTATAGCGCGCTGATACATCAGTTGCTTCAGCGCGGGGTGATCGTTACCGATATCTGCTCTACCAAGGGCTATTTGGCAACGCTCTTCGCTGGGTCGCCCGGTAGCGAAAACCTTGTGTTAGGTCACCCCATTGCAGGCTCAGAACGATCCGGTGTCGTCAATGCTAATGCTTCGCTGTTTGAGGAGCAAAGTGTCATTCTGACGCCGCTTGAAGATACCACAGCAGCAGCGTTAACAGTGGTGCGAAAGCTTTGGCATCAAATTGGTGCTAAAACCGCCGTGATGACCGTAGCGGAACATGATCAAATTCTTGCAGCAACTAGCCATTTGCCACATTTTCTCGCCTTCTCTCTGGTGGATACACTGGCCGGTGATGCGCAGAACCGAAAAATATTTCAATATGCCGCCGGCGGCTTTCGTGATTTCACCCGTATCGCAGCCAGTGACTCAAGAATGTGGCATGACATTGCGCAAACCAATCAGGCCGCTTTGCTTCAGGCCTTAGATGGCGCGATTGAGGGTTTTAGTGCCTTGCGGGCTATGATTGCCGAAGGTGATTCGAATAAATTAATGGGTGTACTCACTCGCTCCAAGGTCGCTCGCGATCATTTCGGAGCTGTGTTACAGCAACGTAGTTACAGACAATATAAAGTGGATTCAATGGATTTTATTGCAAAAGCAGGCGGTCGCGTAGTGGGCGATATCCGCGTTCCTGGTGACAAATCAATGTCACATCGTTCTATCATGCTGGGTGCTCTAGCGGATGGCGTTACCCATGTTAGTGGTTTTCTCGAGGGTGAGGATGCGCTAGCAACCTTGCAGGCGTTCCGCGATATGGGCGTAGTGATAGAGGGGCCTGAGCGTGGTGAAGTGGTTATTCATGGCGTAGGTATTGATGGTTTGGCTCCACCGCCAAGTGCGCTCTATGTAGGTAATTCCGGTACTACCATCCGGCTTTTGTCGGGCTTGCTTTCAGGCCAACAATTTAGCACGGAAATGTCGGGAGATTCATCGCTGGCGAAGCGCCCTATGCGTCGGGTCACGGTACCGTTAGCTGAAATGGGCGCAGCAATTTCAACGGCCGAAGATGGTACGCCTCCAGTGCGCATTGCTCAGGCAGAAAAGGGGCTTCAGGGGATCCATTATGAGCTTCCAATCGCGAGCGCTCAGGTGAAGTCAGCGTTGCTGTTAGCGGGTCTCTACGCCAAGGGTACAACAACTGTGATTGAGCCCGCGCCAACCCGTGATCACACCGAGCGAATGCTTCGCGGCTTTGGCTATCCCGTTGAAACAAACGGCGATACTATTAGCCTTGTGGGCGGCGGGCGACTAACGGCCTGTGATATCGATGTGCCTGCAGATATCTCTTCTTCGGCTTTCTTTCTTGTGGCTGCAGCCATTACTCCGGGGTCGGATTTATGGCTTCGCCATGTGGGTGTAAATCCAACGCGCATTGGGGTGATTAATATACTTCGTGCGATGGGTGCTAATATTAGTATTAAGAATGAGCGCAATGTGGGCGGAGAGCCCGTGGCTGATTTACACATTCAATATGCGCCGCTTAAGGGGATTGATATTCCTGAAGATCAGGTCCCTCTGGCAATTGATGAATTCCCCGTGTTGTTTGTGGCAGCGGCGTGTGCCGAAGGTAAGACGGTACTAACGGGTGCTGAGGAGCTTCGAGTTAAAGAGTCAGATCGTATTCAAGTTATGGCCGATGGTCTTCAAGCTCTTGGCGTTAATGCGGTTGCTACGCCCGATGGCATGATCATACATGGCGGTGCAATTGGTGGTGGCGAAGTGGTGAGTCACGATGATCATCGTATTGCGATGGCGTTCTCGGTGGCTTCGCTGCGAGCGAACGACGATATCGTGATTCGCGATTGCGAAAACGTTGCTACCTCGTTCCCTAATTTCGTTGAGCTTTGTGCTTCCGTGGGTAAGACAATTGAGATTGAAAAGCATGGCTGAGTTTCCAGTAGTATGTATCGA
The DNA window shown above is from Umboniibacter marinipuniceus and carries:
- the serC gene encoding 3-phosphoserine/phosphohydroxythreonine transaminase, coding for MRAFNFCAGPASLPTSVLEQAQAELLDYQSSGVSIMEVSHRGDLFTSVLASAKARLRRLMQLPESHDILFMQGGATAQFSLIPSHFLHGVGAYINSGQWSIKAIEAAKRFGEVQVLASSEEANFSYMPTQASWDKLASNADYLHYTPNETIGGVRSPFVPEVEIPLIADFSSSILSETIDASKFDFIYAGAQKNIGPAGVVVVIVKRELLKTAKEQASPVFDYGKMLAADSMVNTPPTYSIYLADLVFKWLEEQGGVSAMEEINNQKASRLYSCIDDSGFYRNPVALSDRSRMNVPFILADDRLDATFLAESEAAGLKSLAGHRSVGGMRASLYNAMPLAGVNALTEFMRDFERRYG
- the pheA gene encoding prephenate dehydratase: MSTENELKGLRENIDAIDSQLIELISERARCAEKVADVKSKASENEVALFYRPEREAQVLRSVMERNPGPFSNEEMARLFREIMSSCLALEQPVRVAFLGPEGTFTQQAALKHFGKSAVAKPMGAIDEVFREVAAGAVNYGVVPVENSTEGVVNHTLDNFIESSVRICGEVELRIHHHLLVADTTKIKQISRVYSHAQSFAQCRKWLDANYPTVERVAVNSNADAAKRIKSEWHSAAIAGDMAQDLYDLQPIEEKIEDHPDNTTRFLIIGSESVAPSGNDKTSIVVSLRNKPGALHDLLRPFYENGIDLTRVETRPSRNAKWTYIFFVDFIGHCEDEVVKSVLDSIAANSGDLRILGSYPIAVL
- a CDS encoding bifunctional prephenate dehydrogenase/3-phosphoshikimate 1-carboxyvinyltransferase is translated as MSSEQILPSVGVLGLGMMGASLAAALTQRGYHVYGYDTHQASLLEAEQIGLIASPLSPNATELVSGDVFIIAIPVLAVANYSALIHQLLQRGVIVTDICSTKGYLATLFAGSPGSENLVLGHPIAGSERSGVVNANASLFEEQSVILTPLEDTTAAALTVVRKLWHQIGAKTAVMTVAEHDQILAATSHLPHFLAFSLVDTLAGDAQNRKIFQYAAGGFRDFTRIAASDSRMWHDIAQTNQAALLQALDGAIEGFSALRAMIAEGDSNKLMGVLTRSKVARDHFGAVLQQRSYRQYKVDSMDFIAKAGGRVVGDIRVPGDKSMSHRSIMLGALADGVTHVSGFLEGEDALATLQAFRDMGVVIEGPERGEVVIHGVGIDGLAPPPSALYVGNSGTTIRLLSGLLSGQQFSTEMSGDSSLAKRPMRRVTVPLAEMGAAISTAEDGTPPVRIAQAEKGLQGIHYELPIASAQVKSALLLAGLYAKGTTTVIEPAPTRDHTERMLRGFGYPVETNGDTISLVGGGRLTACDIDVPADISSSAFFLVAAAITPGSDLWLRHVGVNPTRIGVINILRAMGANISIKNERNVGGEPVADLHIQYAPLKGIDIPEDQVPLAIDEFPVLFVAAACAEGKTVLTGAEELRVKESDRIQVMADGLQALGVNAVATPDGMIIHGGAIGGGEVVSHDDHRIAMAFSVASLRANDDIVIRDCENVATSFPNFVELCASVGKTIEIEKHG